The following are encoded in a window of Lactobacillus panisapium genomic DNA:
- a CDS encoding ABC transporter ATP-binding protein, whose product MLEVNNLAIKTRQPILHDFNYQFLPGQFYQIAAENGLGKTSFLRAITDLIPIATGKILLDGKSYSQNKEKVFFFESSDWLNPNLNSLDYLKFVKKMWNSSASLTAEMEFLGVQDYAKVPIKKYSLGMKQKLLVAMYFVSDAEYYLMDEITNGLDEKSRNQLYDRLSQEVIKKNKCIIMTSHYSSELRIVNSHRLVLDKQMMREVPE is encoded by the coding sequence ATGCTTGAAGTTAATAATCTGGCCATTAAGACCCGGCAACCAATTCTGCATGATTTTAATTATCAATTTTTACCAGGTCAATTTTATCAAATTGCTGCAGAAAATGGCTTAGGTAAAACTAGTTTTTTGCGCGCAATTACAGATTTAATTCCGATAGCTACAGGAAAAATCCTTTTAGATGGTAAATCATATTCTCAAAATAAAGAAAAAGTTTTTTTCTTTGAGAGTAGTGACTGGCTTAATCCGAATCTCAATAGTTTAGACTACTTAAAATTTGTCAAGAAAATGTGGAACTCAAGTGCTAGCTTAACAGCAGAAATGGAATTTTTAGGTGTACAAGATTATGCAAAAGTTCCTATAAAAAAATATTCATTGGGTATGAAGCAAAAATTGCTTGTAGCTATGTATTTTGTTAGTGATGCAGAATATTATTTAATGGATGAAATAACAAATGGCTTGGATGAAAAAAGTCGCAATCAACTATACGACCGTCTATCCCAAGAAGTTATTAAGAAAAATAAATGTATCATTATGACCTCTCATTATAGTAGTGAGCTAAGGATTGTAAATTCCCATCGCTTAGTTTTAGATAAGCAAATGATGCGTGAGGTACCAGAATAA
- a CDS encoding cytochrome b5 domain-containing protein yields MEKFTKESLAKYDGKNGNPAYVAINGDVYDVTGNPHWAEGEHHGNLAGQDLTIAIGQAPHGTSVLGKLNKVGTYED; encoded by the coding sequence ATGGAGAAATTTACAAAAGAATCTTTGGCAAAATACGATGGTAAGAACGGTAATCCCGCTTACGTTGCAATTAATGGCGACGTTTACGATGTTACTGGTAACCCACACTGGGCTGAAGGTGAACACCACGGCAACTTGGCAGGACAAGATTTGACAATTGCAATTGGTCAAGCACCTCACGGCACAAGTGTTTTGGGCAAATTAAACAAAGTTGGTACCTACGAAGACTAA
- a CDS encoding lysophospholipid acyltransferase family protein: MIIGDNREKVIENIKAAVSREDWNAKVELGDPVLSLKERKSLVNSFWSEQDTLKGKVNNKIGHLIFNALTGLFTSTTKFVGLENLENLPKGGAIITANHFNQLDSLPIKHLANKTHHNLAIAIEDTNLKLPGFLCYLMNYVGTIPLIKTPSYVGTEFPQHLHDVLEDDNWVLIYPEQEMWWNYRKPRQFQRGAYYFAAKQNVPVISTFIELQTTDKLEKDHPNFYQNKYVVRVLPTIYPDVKLSANENSKRMLKQDYQQKVAAFEQAYHRKLDYDFTPWDIAGWRYNYQNKK, encoded by the coding sequence ATGATTATTGGCGACAATCGTGAAAAAGTAATCGAAAATATTAAAGCGGCTGTAAGCCGGGAAGACTGGAATGCAAAAGTTGAACTTGGCGATCCGGTTCTATCATTAAAAGAACGTAAAAGCTTGGTTAACAGTTTTTGGTCAGAGCAAGACACACTTAAGGGTAAGGTCAATAATAAAATCGGCCATTTAATCTTTAACGCGTTAACAGGCTTGTTTACTTCTACCACTAAATTTGTGGGGCTTGAAAACTTAGAAAACCTGCCTAAAGGCGGCGCAATTATTACAGCTAATCATTTCAATCAGCTGGATTCATTGCCAATCAAGCATTTAGCCAATAAAACTCATCACAATTTAGCTATTGCCATTGAGGACACTAATCTAAAATTGCCGGGTTTTCTATGCTATTTAATGAATTATGTTGGCACAATTCCTTTAATCAAAACCCCTAGTTATGTTGGCACGGAATTCCCGCAGCACCTTCACGATGTACTTGAAGACGATAATTGGGTTCTAATCTACCCCGAACAGGAAATGTGGTGGAATTACCGGAAGCCGCGGCAGTTTCAACGTGGTGCGTACTATTTTGCTGCTAAACAAAATGTACCAGTCATTTCTACTTTTATTGAGCTTCAAACAACCGATAAATTGGAAAAAGACCACCCTAATTTTTATCAAAATAAGTATGTGGTCCGTGTTCTACCGACTATTTATCCAGATGTAAAACTGAGCGCTAACGAAAACTCGAAGCGAATGCTGAAGCAAGATTACCAGCAAAAAGTGGCTGCTTTCGAACAAGCCTATCATCGTAAGCTAGATTACGATTTTACCCCGTGGGATATCGCAGGCTGGCGCTACAATTATCAAAATAAAAAATAA
- a CDS encoding glycosyltransferase family 8 protein — translation MTIPIFYAISDDFTKYAAVSLNSLVKHADPSKDYTVYFLSQDLADEHKQDLVDLGSDNVHVKFFKINDEIVAPIENRQENYLRADFFTMSIFYRLFIPDLFPQYDKAIYIDSDTIINDDIGKLYETELGNHLFGACTDSSIQFVPEMLAYIKDVLALEPKKYINSGMLVLNCKAFRDEKFIDHFMDLLETYHFDCIAPDQDYLNEIGDKRILHLDPKWDAMPNENTEPLASPSLIHYNLFFKPWHFTAIQYEKYFWASAKETKFYPELKAELENYTDEQREQDRGKLDHMLAKEDKVVNDPNSWAQVKKRGSVSL, via the coding sequence ATGACTATTCCTATTTTTTATGCTATTAGTGATGATTTTACTAAATATGCAGCTGTTTCATTAAATTCATTAGTTAAGCATGCTGATCCAAGTAAAGACTACACTGTTTACTTTTTAAGTCAGGATCTGGCAGACGAGCACAAGCAAGATTTAGTCGACTTGGGCTCCGATAATGTTCACGTTAAATTCTTTAAGATAAATGATGAAATTGTTGCTCCGATTGAAAACCGGCAGGAAAACTATTTACGGGCTGACTTCTTTACAATGTCTATTTTCTACCGTCTATTCATTCCTGACCTTTTCCCGCAATACGATAAAGCAATTTATATTGACAGCGATACCATTATTAATGATGACATTGGCAAACTATACGAAACCGAACTTGGCAATCACTTATTTGGCGCATGCACGGATTCATCAATTCAGTTTGTCCCAGAAATGCTGGCATATATCAAAGATGTTTTAGCCCTAGAGCCTAAAAAGTATATCAACTCCGGTATGCTAGTATTAAACTGCAAAGCATTCCGCGACGAAAAGTTCATTGATCACTTTATGGATTTGCTGGAAACTTATCATTTCGACTGTATTGCGCCTGACCAAGACTATTTAAATGAAATTGGTGACAAGCGCATTTTGCACCTCGATCCTAAGTGGGATGCAATGCCCAACGAAAATACCGAGCCACTTGCATCACCAAGCTTAATTCATTACAACTTGTTCTTTAAGCCGTGGCATTTTACTGCAATCCAATATGAAAAGTACTTCTGGGCTAGTGCTAAGGAGACCAAGTTCTACCCTGAATTAAAGGCAGAACTTGAAAACTATACTGATGAGCAACGTGAACAAGACCGTGGCAAGCTCGATCATATGCTTGCAAAAGAAGATAAGGTAGTCAACGACCCTAATAGCTGGGCGCAGGTTAAGAAGCGGGGTTCAGTCAGTTTATGA
- a CDS encoding glycosyltransferase — translation MNILFCGDSNAENGILIAILSLLKNSGSEELHIYILTMYTQSFKKKFSPFSKHAADYLKSLLVEQNPKSTLKLMDCTGLFVREPLVANMSTHFTPYAMLRLYADQIPQLPDKILYLDADVIIRRNLVDFYQQDLTETEFVGVLDYWGRFFFHNLHEHKVFDYVNSGVLLLNLPEIRKTNLFVKIRHLLQTRTVPMPDQSALNHFATKKKIAPRRYNEQYKLQSDTVIQHFTTSFRFWPIFHTLTVKPWQVERVHEILKLHEYDDILTQYLDLKDNLVQN, via the coding sequence ATGAATATTCTTTTTTGCGGTGATTCAAACGCTGAAAATGGCATTCTTATCGCTATTCTTTCTTTGCTTAAAAATAGCGGATCCGAAGAACTCCATATTTACATCCTAACGATGTACACCCAAAGTTTTAAAAAGAAATTTAGTCCCTTTAGTAAACACGCGGCTGATTACCTCAAATCGCTTTTGGTTGAGCAAAATCCTAAAAGTACGTTAAAATTAATGGATTGTACTGGCTTATTTGTCCGCGAACCGTTAGTGGCCAATATGAGTACCCACTTTACGCCTTATGCAATGCTACGGCTTTATGCCGACCAGATTCCCCAGCTACCAGATAAGATTTTGTATCTTGACGCTGATGTGATTATCCGCCGCAACCTAGTTGATTTTTACCAGCAAGATCTTACGGAAACAGAATTCGTCGGTGTGCTTGATTACTGGGGACGATTTTTCTTCCATAATTTGCATGAGCACAAGGTCTTTGACTACGTTAATTCAGGCGTGTTATTACTAAATTTGCCAGAAATCAGAAAGACTAACTTATTTGTTAAAATTAGGCACCTTTTGCAAACACGAACTGTTCCAATGCCAGATCAATCGGCGCTCAATCACTTTGCGACTAAAAAGAAAATTGCACCGCGCCGCTACAATGAGCAGTACAAATTGCAATCTGATACTGTGATTCAACACTTTACGACCAGCTTTCGTTTTTGGCCAATCTTTCATACTTTGACCGTCAAGCCATGGCAAGTTGAGCGTGTTCATGAGATTTTGAAATTGCACGAATACGATGATATCTTAACGCAGTACCTTGATTTAAAAGATAACTTAGTTCAAAATTAA
- a CDS encoding lysophospholipid acyltransferase family protein: MGKHQYYYHLLTDDLVDSHQQDYQLPDDYSLFPPSRCGKIWAKIVRPLGHLISFVYIHLILHVHLIGKEKLAKVRNQGYFIYGNHTQAFGDVVLPLSIIPAQNYYAIGAQANWGIPILGKLVLPYFGLPIGNDLAQSGKLIKAVSTVIKAGKTVVIYPEAHVWPYYTKIRPFPKTSMHFPVALNAPSFTMTTTYTKPKWGKRPRITVFIDGPFYPATQLSKKQQQEKLHEQIIAAMQKRANCSNYEYCTYQKI; this comes from the coding sequence ATGGGCAAACATCAATACTATTACCATCTCTTAACTGACGATTTAGTAGATAGTCACCAACAAGATTATCAGTTGCCTGATGATTATTCGCTTTTTCCCCCATCACGCTGTGGCAAGATCTGGGCAAAAATAGTTCGCCCACTGGGACATTTAATTAGTTTTGTCTATATTCACCTAATTTTGCACGTTCATTTAATTGGAAAAGAAAAGTTAGCTAAAGTACGTAATCAAGGATACTTTATTTATGGTAATCACACCCAAGCCTTTGGTGATGTTGTTTTACCACTTAGTATTATTCCTGCTCAAAATTATTATGCAATTGGGGCACAAGCCAACTGGGGCATCCCTATTTTAGGCAAATTGGTATTACCATACTTTGGTCTTCCCATCGGCAACGATCTTGCACAGTCTGGTAAACTAATTAAGGCTGTTTCAACTGTAATTAAGGCAGGCAAAACGGTCGTCATTTATCCAGAGGCTCATGTCTGGCCGTATTACACTAAGATTCGGCCGTTTCCTAAAACCAGTATGCACTTTCCGGTGGCATTGAATGCGCCTAGTTTTACCATGACCACAACGTATACCAAACCAAAATGGGGTAAACGACCACGAATAACTGTTTTTATTGACGGCCCTTTTTATCCCGCTACCCAGCTTAGTAAAAAGCAGCAACAAGAAAAATTGCACGAGCAAATTATTGCAGCAATGCAAAAACGTGCAAATTGCAGTAACTATGAATATTGCACTTACCAAAAAATTTAA
- a CDS encoding PTS system mannose/fructose/sorbose family transporter subunit IID, whose protein sequence is MATKNTREPQKLLSKHELNQIWYRWGFTHLSSMSYEKLQGHAWAYSYLPFARKYYQNDPAKKRRLLERHSMFYNTEPQTGQIINGIVASLEEQIALGNDVSEEMPVNIKATLMGPLAGIGDSLIQGIIVPILLSIAMSLAKGGSPVGPLFYIIAYGIIGPTISYVAFHSGYRLGVGAIDTIVGENSKRITDAFNILGVMVVGALAANTIVLKTVAKIPLGGKFQPLQTVLDGIFPGLLPLAMVILGWWLVSSKQLTATKVIIIMVVIVTIGCLIGLF, encoded by the coding sequence ATGGCTACTAAAAATACCCGAGAACCGCAAAAATTGCTGTCAAAGCATGAACTTAATCAAATTTGGTACAGATGGGGTTTTACCCACCTCAGCTCAATGAGTTATGAAAAACTGCAGGGCCATGCCTGGGCTTACTCTTATTTACCCTTTGCCCGTAAATATTATCAAAATGATCCTGCCAAAAAGCGCCGGTTACTTGAGCGGCACTCAATGTTTTATAATACTGAGCCGCAAACCGGACAAATCATTAACGGGATCGTTGCCTCGCTTGAAGAACAGATTGCCTTAGGCAATGATGTTTCCGAAGAAATGCCAGTTAATATTAAGGCCACTCTGATGGGTCCGCTGGCTGGCATTGGAGATTCGCTTATTCAAGGAATAATTGTTCCGATTTTGCTATCAATCGCAATGAGCTTAGCCAAAGGCGGCAGCCCAGTCGGACCACTCTTTTATATCATCGCCTATGGCATTATTGGGCCAACCATTTCCTACGTTGCATTTCATAGTGGTTATCGCCTTGGTGTTGGTGCAATCGATACAATCGTTGGTGAAAACTCGAAGAGAATTACTGATGCATTCAATATTTTAGGTGTAATGGTTGTCGGTGCACTGGCAGCTAACACGATTGTTTTAAAAACTGTTGCCAAAATTCCTTTAGGAGGTAAATTTCAACCTTTACAAACCGTTCTCGACGGTATTTTCCCTGGTTTGCTTCCTTTAGCCATGGTTATTTTAGGCTGGTGGCTAGTCTCAAGTAAGCAGTTAACCGCCACTAAAGTAATTATTATCATGGTCGTAATTGTTACAATTGGCTGCTTGATTGGTTTATTTTAA